The Amycolatopsis japonica nucleotide sequence GGCATCGAAGCGACGAGGCGGTTGCTCGAAGGCGACGAGGCGAAGCCGAAGGTGATCGTCCTGACGACGTTCCATCTGGACGACTACGTCTACGAGGCACTGCGGGCGGGCGCGAGCGGATTCCTGTTGAAGGACGCGCCGTCCGCCGAGCTGATCAACGCCATCGAAGTGGTCGCCGCCGGCGAAGCGCTGCTCTCCCCCGCGGTCACGAAGCGGCTCATCGCGAACTTCGTGGCCACCGCTCCGGTTCCGCGGCCGTCCCCGGCGCGGTTCGACGTGCTCACCGAACGCGAGCGGGAAGTGCTGCGGCTGATCGCGAAAGGACGGTCCAATCCG carries:
- a CDS encoding response regulator is translated as MTTVFIVDDQALVRESFASLLNAQPGLDVVGQAGDGIEALAGISALATRPDVVLMDIRMPVMDGIEATRRLLEGDEAKPKVIVLTTFHLDDYVYEALRAGASGFLLKDAPSAELINAIEVVAAGEALLSPAVTKRLIANFVATAPVPRPSPARFDVLTEREREVLRLIAKGRSNPEIAADLVLSAQTVKTYVGRILAKLGVRDRAQAIVLAYEAGLVSPA